The candidate division KSB1 bacterium genome contains the following window.
TAATTGTCATTCAGGATGAATCTATTTCCATAAAAAGGAAATAGTAAAATCGTAAGTATAAATTAGTTGTAAAATAGATCCCTACTGGATGACAGTGATAAGGTTTATGAATAGATCAAGTTAATTATTTTAAATTGTAATCAGGTAAAAAATGGATCGAGAAAAAATTATCAGTAAATTTTTAACGTCTGGCGTAATTTTACATGTATGTTAATTGATATAATGTAAAATGCAACTGTTTTTATGACATGACAATTAAGAATAAATTTACCCCCGATCCCAATCAGAAGCTTCTCCCTGGTCTTTTTTGTACCATTAGAATTTCCTTGTGAGTTGTGGCTAAAATGTTAAATTGACTGCAGCAACGATTCAATCTCACTAAAATCAGGAATCTCCAAATGAAAGTTAAACTCTTTTTTTTCGCTCTTTCTTTAACATTCTCAAACCTTCTTTTCGCCCAATCTTCGTTGGACGAATTGCCTGCAAGTGATGGACAAGGCCCGTATGATAGACTCGTCATTCGTGGGGCAACCATGATCGAAGGCTCAGGCGCACCTGCCATTGGCCCTGTCGATATTGTTGTCGAGAATGATAAGATTGTGCAGATCCGGGTGGTTGGCTATCCCGGACTTCCAATAGATGAGAAACGCAGACCGGATGCCGGAGATCGGGAAATTGATGCTCATGGCATGTATGTCCTGCCCGGATTTATTGATATGCATGGTCATCCGCATACCAGCGAATCGGGCCAGGGTGTTCCCCTTGAGTATGTCCTGAAATTGTGGCTCGCCCATGGCATAACCACTTCACGCGTTGTAGGTGCAAAAGGCGTGGATTGGATCATCGATTTACAAAAGCGCAGCAATAACAACAAAGTTACGGCGCCGCGGATCGTTGCCTACCCGGTTTTTGGGCAGGATTTCGGGCGGTCGATTTTAACATCCGAGGACGCCCGGGAGTGGGTACAATGGGTTAAAAAAAGGGGAGCAAACGGCATTAAGTTTTTTGGCGCGCCACCGGAAATTATGAGGGCAGCACTGGATGAAGCCGGCAAGCAGGGACTCGGAACAACCGAGCACCATGCCCAGCTTAATGTTACGCGGATGAATGTTCTGACCACCGCCGCCCTGGGTCTGACTTCAATGGAGCACTGGTACGGATTACCGGAAGCGCTTTTTGAAGACAAAGTAATTCAGGATTATCCCCTTGATTATAATTATCAAAATGAGCAGCATCGTTTTGGCGAAGCCGGTCGATTATGGAAACAGGCTGCCAAACCATTTAGCGATCACTGGAATGCTGTGATGAATTCTCTTCTGAAATTTAATTTCACCATCGATCCTACCTTCATCGCGTACCTGGCAAGCCGCGATCTCATGCGGCAAAGTCGGAACGAATGGCACGCAATTTATACGATGCCGTCACTTTGGAATTACTATCGGCCAAGTCGCGCGGCGCACGGATCCTATTGGTTTTATTGGACAACATCCGACGAAATTGCCTGGAAAGAAAATTTCCGGCTCTGGATGACATTTGTCAACGAGTACAAAAATCGCGGCGGAAAAGTCACGTTGGGGAGTGATTCCGGCTACATTTATAATCTCTACGGTTTCGGCTACATCCAGGAAATGGAGCTGATGCAGGAAGCAGGATTCCATCCCCTGGAGGTGATTCGCTCCGCTACCATTTTAGCCGCTGAAACGATGAAACTTGATCATGAAATCGGAACCATACAGGTCGGTAAAAAGGCGGATTTCGTCATTGTATCGGAAAATCCGCTGCAGAATTTGAAGGTACTTTATGGTACCGGAGCTATTCGTTTAAACGATGAGACCGGCGAAGTTGAGAAAGTAGGTGGCGTGAAATGGACCATTAAAAATGGCATCGTTTTTGATGCGAAAAAGCTGCTGTCGGATGTTCGCTCTATGGTTGAATCTGCAAAGGAAGAAGCCGGAATACCAGCTGGTCCAATGCCGATGTTCATCGAAACGAAACCTCAATTTTTTAATGAACAAAAAGAATAATGTGTCTATCAGTGAGGTTTAGGTATGGTATTGCCGGGCTGGATGCCAGATGCCAGATAATAAAACAACAAACTACAAATAAATTCCAATATCATAAGTTCAATGATCATAGGGTCTCAAAACTTAAATGTTTGGATGCCTTAATTCCCTCTTTTGAGAGAGGAAGAATATCCCGTCCAGACGGGAGAAGAATCTCTTGATTTTATTGGGTTTATGACAATTCAGAGATTTTCAGGGGTGTGTAAAATTAGTGCGGAGCCGACATGAATGTCGGTTTACAACCCCGCTTTATCCATTCTGCCCTTCTCTGTTCTCGTCTTTTCCTTTTACCTTTTACCTTGTCACTTTGTTACTTTGTTACTCTAGGCTTAATTTTTTATCTCCCTTTCTCCTTTTCTCCTTTCTCCGTTCTCCTCAGTTAGTTGCTCTGGTATTCCTTTGTTCTATCTTTCCTGCGGGCAAGCTCACTGGTGTAGTGTTTACCAAGTTTATCAGCATGTTTACGAACCCAGCCAGTTAGTTTTGTTTCTCCTGCAGGAGGTGAGTCCACGGCAAGAAGGCCGGCCATCAATCCCTTGATTTCTTCACGAGTTATCATTACATCACCAACGCACTTGCCGAGAATCCAGCCGGCGATAAACCCAACAGATGGAGGTACAGAAATAATAAGTCTTTTCTTTCCGATTATCTCACCAATAACTTTGACTAACTTTCTGTAGGTGAAGGTTTCCGGACCGATGGCATCTATAAAAACATTGTCTCGCTTAGCCCCTTGCTCGACGGCAAGGGAAGCCATATCGTCCACATAGATTGGTTGTAGACGGGACTCACCACTTCCGAACACACCAAACACTGGGAGCCGTCGCAAGGCCCACGCAATGTTGTTGATAAGTATGTCCTCTTTTCCAAACAGGACTGTTGGGCGAAGTATAGCGTGTGAAACACCTGAATCTATCAACGCTCGTTCGAGTTTCGCTTTTCCGCTGAAGTACTCTAGCGGTGAATCTTCAGACGGGTTCGTTATGCTAACATGGACAATTCGTTCAACATTAGCAGCTTTAGCTGCATCAAACAAAACCATGGTGTTTCTGACTGCATCAGCATGCTGGAACAACTTATGATTGAATCGAACCCAGTATGTGTTATAAAGTACGGATACACCTTGAAGCGATTTTGCAAGTACTTCTGGCTTGTCAAAGTTGAACGGGTATGGCTTAACTCGACCATTGAACGGATTCGCACGATTAACAGAATTGGTCAAAGTGATGACTTTGTGACCTCGATCAAGAAGTCGCTTAGCAATATACTTTCCTGAATATCCGAAAGCGCCCGTTACTGCATGTAGAGTCTTTTTCATGCTCTCCTGTAACTAACTCGTTAGAGGCTAGAGATTAAAGACTAGGAAAAGAAACAGAGGCACAAAGAAAAAACTCTGCAGGATTCTCTAATCTCTATCCTCTTGAGGTATAAGGTATAAACAAATTACAAATTACAATACACAAATAACAAATAAATCACAAAGACGAAATTTCAAATTACCAGACATGGGCGGGATCTATTTCCATACATTTGAAAAAGCTGCATGATAGGCATAAAAATATATTAAAAAGATCATTTCCTCGATTAACAGTGATAAGGTTTATGGATAGTTCAAGTTAATTACAAATGCTTGATTCTGATCTTTGCTTGAATTAATTTTTATTCGATTTCGAACAAGAAATTCATCAATAAGTACGATAGATCAGGATTCATCAATAAACATGAAACTTACCCTTGCTCAACTAAATCCTATCATCGGAGATATTTCCGGGAATGTTGAACGGCTGAAAGAGGTTGTTGCCGAAAGTTCTTCGCAAGCATCCGATCTGGTTGTTTTCCCGGAGCTTTACCTGTGTGGTTATCCCCCAAAAGATTTGCTGGAGTATTCATCCTTTTTGGACCGATTGGATGACGCCGTTCAGGAAATTATTGAATTTTCCAGCTCGTTTCCCGATGCGGGAATTTTAGTTGGCGTGCCGAGAAGGACAAAAGAGAATTATGGTAAAGGATTAACCAATTCGGCTTTACTCATTTGTGCCGGAAAGGAAATTGCCCGGGTGAATAAATGTTTGTTGCCAACCTATGATGTTTTCGATGAAGCACGATATTTTGATGCTGCCACTGATGTTAAACCCATTGAGTTTAAAGGAGAAAGCCTGGGGATTTCCATTTGTGAAGATGCATGGAATGAATCACAATTCTGGCAGCGGCCACTTTATTCTTTTGATCCGGTTGAACGGCTAGCCGAAAAGGGCGCAACTCTTTTGATTAACCTTTCGGCCGCGCCTTTCTCCCTTGGCCGGGATGAGATTCGATTTGGGTTGTCCCAGAGTCATGCTCGCCGGTTCAATCTTCCATTTATAATGGTGAATCAAACAGGGGCGCAAGATGAGTTGATTTATGACGGCACCAGCATCGCCATTGATAAAAATGGTGATCTGATTATAGCCTTGGAACCGTTTGAACCTGGGATGAAAACCATCGATTTAAACGGAAATATGCCCACAAAAGAATTCAAACCTTTGGACAAAATAGATTCCATCCATAAAGCTCTTGTATTGGGTGTTCGGGATTATGTTAAAAAATGCAAATTCAGTGATGTGTTGATGGGTTTATCCGGTGGCATTGATTCGGCGGTAACTTGTGTTTTGGCCGTTGCTGCATTGGGAAAAGAGAGAGTAACCGGTGTTACCATGCCATCGGTTTTTTCTTCCGAAGGCAGCATCAAAGATTCGGAGATATTGGCTGCAAATCTCGGCATCTCCTTCAAAACAATTCCAATCCGCGATATTCACCAGCAATATATAAAAGATTTACAACCCAGTTTTGCCAATAAGCAGCAAGATGTTACGGAAGAAAATATCCAGGCCCGAATTCGTGGGAATATCTTAATGGCATTATCGAATAAGTTTGGCAGCCTCGTGCTTTCTACCGGCAATAAGAGCGAGTTGGCCATGGGGTATTGCACACTCTATGGCGACATGAGTGGGGGACTTGCGGTTCTCTCGGATGTGCCCAAAACCATGGTTTACCAACTGGCACGCTTTATCAATGGTAAAAAAGAAATCATCCCAGCTGAAATTCTTACAAAAGCGCCTTCTGCCGAATTGCGTCCCGGTCAAAAGGACCAGGATTCACTGCCACCCTATGAAATTTTAGACGGAATACTGGAAATGTACCTTGAGCAAAAAAAATCCACGGCAGAGATTGTTGCCGCCGGCTATGATAAAGACACCACAATGTTTGTTATCAAGACGGTTAATGCCAATGAATATAAACGCCGCCAGGCAGCGCCGGGATTAAAGCTCACATCCAAGGCTTTTGGTCCCGGCAGGAGAATGCCTATGGCGGCAAAATATGATTTTAAACAATAGCTGATTGAACTGCAAAAAGTGCATAAACAGTGCCCTGAGCGGAAGTCGAAGGGGCGCTGACGGGATCAGAAGATAGTAGCGCGATAATACTTCTCTTTGCAGTTTACTCATAATTCATTTTGATGTAAAGGAGGTCTTCATGCCAACATTAACTTATTTAGGACATTCAGCTTTTTTATTGGAGGGCGGAGGCACGAAAATGGCGATCGATCCATTTTTAACCGGCAATCCGTTGGCCGCTAAGCAAGCCGATGAAATTGAAGTAGAATGGATCTACCTGACCCATGGTCATAACGATCATTTTGGCGATGTGTTGACCATAGCAAAAGCCAACAATGCAACCATTATTGCACCCTTCGAATTAGCAACATATTGTGAATCTAAAGGGTCCCAGATTCATCCCATGCATATCGGCGGCGCCCACGAGTTTCCGTTTGGCCGCCTGAAATTAACCATTGCTCATCATGGCTCGGCATTTATAGAAGAAAACGGCACCATCGTTTATTGTGGCAATCCCAGTGGTGGATTAATCACCATGGATGGTAAGACCTTATATCATGCGGGTGATACGGCTTTGTTTTATGATATGAAATTGATCGGGGAAATGAATACCATAGACTTAGCTGCTCTGCCGATAGGCGATAATTTTACTATGGGCATCGATGATGCGGTTACGGCAACGGAATACATCAAACCAGGAAAAGTAATTCCCATCCATTACAACACATTCGATGTCATAAAAGTCAATCCATCTGAATTCGTCGAAAAAGTCCAGGCAAAAGGATTTGATGGGCAGGTAATGGAGCCGGGGGATGTGATTGAGTATTAGTGAGGATTGGGTTAATCTTTGAGCCTTTTCTGCATAAAGTTTGATTCTAAAATTGTGTGTGTTTTTCTACTGTAGATAATCC
Protein-coding sequences here:
- a CDS encoding amidohydrolase family protein; the encoded protein is MKVKLFFFALSLTFSNLLFAQSSLDELPASDGQGPYDRLVIRGATMIEGSGAPAIGPVDIVVENDKIVQIRVVGYPGLPIDEKRRPDAGDREIDAHGMYVLPGFIDMHGHPHTSESGQGVPLEYVLKLWLAHGITTSRVVGAKGVDWIIDLQKRSNNNKVTAPRIVAYPVFGQDFGRSILTSEDAREWVQWVKKRGANGIKFFGAPPEIMRAALDEAGKQGLGTTEHHAQLNVTRMNVLTTAALGLTSMEHWYGLPEALFEDKVIQDYPLDYNYQNEQHRFGEAGRLWKQAAKPFSDHWNAVMNSLLKFNFTIDPTFIAYLASRDLMRQSRNEWHAIYTMPSLWNYYRPSRAAHGSYWFYWTTSDEIAWKENFRLWMTFVNEYKNRGGKVTLGSDSGYIYNLYGFGYIQEMELMQEAGFHPLEVIRSATILAAETMKLDHEIGTIQVGKKADFVIVSENPLQNLKVLYGTGAIRLNDETGEVEKVGGVKWTIKNGIVFDAKKLLSDVRSMVESAKEEAGIPAGPMPMFIETKPQFFNEQKE
- a CDS encoding NAD(P)H-binding protein — encoded protein: MKKTLHAVTGAFGYSGKYIAKRLLDRGHKVITLTNSVNRANPFNGRVKPYPFNFDKPEVLAKSLQGVSVLYNTYWVRFNHKLFQHADAVRNTMVLFDAAKAANVERIVHVSITNPSEDSPLEYFSGKAKLERALIDSGVSHAILRPTVLFGKEDILINNIAWALRRLPVFGVFGSGESRLQPIYVDDMASLAVEQGAKRDNVFIDAIGPETFTYRKLVKVIGEIIGKKRLIISVPPSVGFIAGWILGKCVGDVMITREEIKGLMAGLLAVDSPPAGETKLTGWVRKHADKLGKHYTSELARRKDRTKEYQSN
- a CDS encoding NAD+ synthase, yielding MKLTLAQLNPIIGDISGNVERLKEVVAESSSQASDLVVFPELYLCGYPPKDLLEYSSFLDRLDDAVQEIIEFSSSFPDAGILVGVPRRTKENYGKGLTNSALLICAGKEIARVNKCLLPTYDVFDEARYFDAATDVKPIEFKGESLGISICEDAWNESQFWQRPLYSFDPVERLAEKGATLLINLSAAPFSLGRDEIRFGLSQSHARRFNLPFIMVNQTGAQDELIYDGTSIAIDKNGDLIIALEPFEPGMKTIDLNGNMPTKEFKPLDKIDSIHKALVLGVRDYVKKCKFSDVLMGLSGGIDSAVTCVLAVAALGKERVTGVTMPSVFSSEGSIKDSEILAANLGISFKTIPIRDIHQQYIKDLQPSFANKQQDVTEENIQARIRGNILMALSNKFGSLVLSTGNKSELAMGYCTLYGDMSGGLAVLSDVPKTMVYQLARFINGKKEIIPAEILTKAPSAELRPGQKDQDSLPPYEILDGILEMYLEQKKSTAEIVAAGYDKDTTMFVIKTVNANEYKRRQAAPGLKLTSKAFGPGRRMPMAAKYDFKQ
- a CDS encoding metal-dependent hydrolase gives rise to the protein MPTLTYLGHSAFLLEGGGTKMAIDPFLTGNPLAAKQADEIEVEWIYLTHGHNDHFGDVLTIAKANNATIIAPFELATYCESKGSQIHPMHIGGAHEFPFGRLKLTIAHHGSAFIEENGTIVYCGNPSGGLITMDGKTLYHAGDTALFYDMKLIGEMNTIDLAALPIGDNFTMGIDDAVTATEYIKPGKVIPIHYNTFDVIKVNPSEFVEKVQAKGFDGQVMEPGDVIEY